One part of the Ignisphaera cupida genome encodes these proteins:
- a CDS encoding 50S ribosomal protein L1 yields the protein MSSSLNELREPLKNAIQLALQVKRPWKYVQSIELILTFRGVDVKKQQEFRFRDTVFLPKGVGKDIKVCVVTDDAMVQKAIEAGAFMGIGKSDLAKIDKKNAKKIANRCDWILVKSDLMGVAGRVLGPALGPRGKAPIPFPPTADIPQLITRYKNAIRLHSKEQPWVGCKIGVEKMSIDELVENAIHVLSYVEEKIKRPLLTVAKIYVKTTSSPAIEVV from the coding sequence ATGAGCTCCTCATTAAATGAGTTAAGAGAGCCTTTGAAAAATGCAATTCAGCTAGCTTTGCAGGTTAAAAGACCTTGGAAATATGTTCAGTCTATTGAGTTAATATTAACCTTTAGAGGTGTGGATGTGAAGAAGCAGCAGGAGTTTAGATTCAGAGATACAGTGTTTCTTCCTAAAGGTGTTGGCAAAGATATTAAGGTATGTGTTGTTACAGATGATGCTATGGTTCAGAAAGCAATTGAGGCAGGAGCTTTTATGGGTATAGGAAAAAGTGATTTGGCGAAAATTGATAAGAAAAATGCTAAGAAGATTGCTAATAGATGTGACTGGATATTAGTTAAATCTGATTTGATGGGAGTTGCAGGCAGGGTTCTGGGCCCAGCTCTAGGACCTAGAGGAAAAGCGCCTATACCATTTCCACCAACAGCAGATATACCACAATTAATTACTCGCTATAAAAATGCTATCAGACTACACTCTAAAGAACAGCCATGGGTTGGATGTAAAATTGGTGTAGAGAAAATGTCTATAGATGAACTAGTTGAAAATGCAATACATGTTTTAAGCTATGTAGAAGAAAAAATTAAAAGACCTTTGTTAACAGTTGCAAAGATATATGTTAAAACCACGAGCAGCCCGGCTATAGAGGTTGTGTAG
- a CDS encoding 50S ribosomal protein L10, with amino-acid sequence MKAKFVRELNKIVKMHSKQVAEEQRARKAIEEKRKVVEEAKKLLLEYRTLILIDSSNLPSRYLTFLRKKLEGVGVVKLFKNNLLYIAMKELGMANVDEFAKFLQQQNIAVFINANPFEAKLLLDKIVMPWKATPGEKIEHEIVVPSMKTDVKPGPMMSLFSKLKIPIQVRDGVIWIAKESVVARPGDTVTPELSSLFEKLGIEPKFVRASIKAAYERGVVISGDKLVLDIDAYRKDFAEAISNAINIASEIVVPDPIVVKTSLFKAYSRALRLAAESGLITKETVAIVFSSAISKAYALAQLLASKSPELAQQLQVSVVQTQTEVQQAQQPQKVEEKEEKKEGVSEEQLAEGLSALFG; translated from the coding sequence ATGAAGGCAAAGTTTGTAAGAGAGTTAAATAAAATAGTTAAGATGCATTCTAAACAAGTTGCTGAAGAACAGCGTGCTAGAAAAGCTATTGAGGAAAAGAGAAAAGTTGTTGAGGAGGCGAAGAAGCTTTTATTAGAATACAGAACACTTATTTTAATAGATTCATCAAATCTCCCATCAAGATATTTGACATTTCTTAGGAAAAAACTGGAAGGTGTTGGTGTAGTAAAGCTTTTCAAGAATAACTTGCTCTACATTGCGATGAAGGAGCTTGGCATGGCTAATGTGGATGAGTTTGCAAAGTTTTTGCAACAACAAAACATAGCAGTATTTATTAATGCTAATCCATTTGAGGCAAAGCTATTACTAGACAAGATTGTAATGCCCTGGAAAGCAACACCTGGAGAAAAGATAGAGCATGAAATTGTCGTTCCATCAATGAAAACAGATGTTAAACCAGGTCCCATGATGAGTCTTTTCAGCAAACTTAAAATACCAATACAAGTAAGAGATGGCGTTATTTGGATAGCTAAAGAATCTGTTGTGGCTAGACCAGGCGATACTGTTACACCTGAACTTTCATCATTATTTGAAAAGCTAGGCATTGAACCAAAGTTTGTAAGAGCATCTATAAAAGCTGCTTATGAGAGGGGTGTTGTCATATCTGGGGATAAGCTTGTTCTAGACATTGATGCATATAGAAAAGACTTTGCAGAAGCGATATCAAATGCTATAAACATAGCATCAGAAATTGTTGTGCCAGACCCCATTGTTGTAAAAACATCACTATTTAAAGCATATTCAAGAGCGTTAAGACTTGCAGCAGAATCAGGTTTAATAACAAAAGAGACAGTGGCAATAGTATTCTCATCTGCCATTTCAAAGGCTTATGCCTTGGCGCAGCTACTAGCATCCAAATCACCGGAACTCGCACAACAACTACAAGTTAGTGTTGTACAGACACAAACCGAGGTTCAGCAGGCTCAGCAGCCTCAGAAGGTTGAGGAGAAGGAGGAGAAGAAGGAGGGTGTTTCTGAGGAGCAGTTGGCTGAAGGTTTGTCGGCTCTCTTTGGTTAA
- the hxlB gene encoding 6-phospho-3-hexuloisomerase has protein sequence MFYRAFLQIANFVMSSLSILKRTQVEAFIKVLEEAYKGNRKVLVMGAGRSGLVGRAFAMRLKHLGYDVYVLGDTIVSPVEKGDVVIAISGSGRTALIVTAAEAAKRVNAIVVAITTYIDSPLAKIADIVVEVPGRTKISDIEDYFARQVLGLHEPLAPLGTLFEDCTMVFLDAIIAELMHRLGKDENELRRRHANIEV, from the coding sequence ATGTTTTATAGAGCTTTTTTGCAAATTGCAAATTTTGTTATGAGTTCTCTGTCTATTCTTAAGAGAACCCAAGTTGAGGCTTTCATTAAGGTTTTAGAGGAAGCTTATAAAGGTAATAGAAAAGTACTTGTTATGGGTGCTGGTAGAAGTGGTCTTGTTGGAAGAGCATTTGCTATGAGGCTTAAGCATTTAGGCTATGATGTATATGTTTTGGGCGATACCATTGTTTCACCTGTAGAAAAAGGTGATGTTGTTATAGCCATTTCAGGCTCTGGAAGAACAGCGTTAATAGTTACAGCTGCAGAAGCTGCAAAAAGGGTTAATGCCATAGTTGTTGCAATAACAACTTATATAGATTCTCCACTAGCTAAAATAGCTGATATCGTGGTTGAGGTTCCTGGAAGAACAAAGATAAGTGATATTGAAGACTATTTCGCTAGACAAGTACTTGGATTACACGAGCCCTTGGCACCACTTGGAACACTGTTTGAGGATTGCACAATGGTTTTTCTAGATGCTATTATAGCAGAGCTTATGCATAGACTTGGAAAGGATGAAAATGAGCTTAGAAGACGCCATGCAAATATAGAGGTATAA
- a CDS encoding B12-binding domain-containing radical SAM protein: MTKFNGFKIVLTGDESLVSTYHHTYLGFASGLPMDVFPSILGNFIFPTLSDERGRMKTSQYGLCKIEAALLDNGFSRNDVAIVDPRKLDRAIGSETRVLGISVLDPLGINYGTALLRVALSLMGVETRLQSYMSWATMKIFNSDVVKRYRSRIKVVVGGQGVWEIVDSGLQQRLGIDCIVEGEGELIAPRIFRMVLDGMKIPRYVKGSPVPVDKIPVIRTPSRGIVEVTRGCGRGCLFCNPTLLMFRTIPIEKVVREVMVNVAGGERNITLHSEDFLRYGSTSLLPNEEKVVELLSRVMKAPGVDDVSIDFVTASTALVNPRLVKIISDMLGLSDRNMSIIQMGIESASPRIIKMIAPGKPKPFSYEEWPRIVEDAVALLNECGWWICATIIINLPQETVEDIEMNIKLLERLEHYNVFIFPLPFIPSGSLRKSKDMMKTHKDLNTRNLELIALSIYDAIKKIKSLSKHLVAKAPIGVKQFLGALLYVASAIGLKRIQRFALDNIATYFPRSATH; the protein is encoded by the coding sequence ATGACAAAGTTTAATGGCTTTAAAATTGTGCTTACTGGTGATGAATCTCTTGTAAGTACATATCACCATACTTATCTTGGTTTTGCCTCAGGTTTGCCTATGGATGTTTTTCCTAGTATCTTGGGCAACTTTATTTTCCCTACTTTAAGTGATGAACGTGGCAGAATGAAGACGAGTCAATATGGACTATGCAAAATTGAAGCAGCTTTACTTGATAATGGTTTTTCCAGAAATGATGTAGCTATTGTTGATCCTAGAAAGTTAGATAGGGCCATAGGATCTGAGACACGTGTTTTGGGTATTAGTGTTTTAGATCCTCTTGGCATAAACTATGGCACAGCTCTTTTGCGTGTTGCTCTTAGTCTCATGGGTGTTGAAACACGGCTTCAATCATACATGTCTTGGGCAACGATGAAGATATTCAATAGTGATGTTGTGAAGAGGTATAGAAGTAGAATTAAGGTTGTAGTTGGAGGTCAAGGTGTTTGGGAAATAGTGGATAGTGGACTTCAACAAAGGCTTGGCATAGATTGTATTGTCGAGGGTGAGGGAGAATTAATTGCACCAAGAATTTTTAGAATGGTTTTAGATGGTATGAAGATTCCACGTTATGTAAAAGGCTCACCAGTACCTGTAGATAAAATACCTGTTATTAGAACACCTTCGAGAGGTATTGTAGAGGTTACTAGAGGTTGTGGAAGAGGCTGTTTATTTTGTAATCCAACACTATTAATGTTTAGAACAATACCAATTGAAAAAGTAGTAAGGGAGGTGATGGTCAATGTTGCTGGTGGTGAGAGAAACATAACATTGCATTCAGAAGACTTTTTGAGATATGGCTCAACATCTTTGTTGCCCAACGAAGAAAAAGTTGTGGAGTTGTTGTCTAGAGTCATGAAAGCTCCAGGTGTTGATGATGTTTCAATAGATTTTGTAACAGCATCAACGGCATTAGTTAATCCAAGATTAGTCAAAATTATTAGTGATATGCTAGGGCTTAGCGATAGAAACATGTCAATAATACAAATGGGTATAGAAAGTGCAAGCCCAAGAATAATAAAAATGATTGCTCCTGGAAAGCCAAAGCCGTTTAGCTATGAGGAGTGGCCAAGGATAGTAGAAGATGCCGTGGCTTTGCTAAATGAATGTGGATGGTGGATATGTGCAACCATAATTATTAATCTACCACAGGAAACTGTTGAGGATATAGAAATGAATATAAAACTTTTGGAGAGACTTGAACACTACAATGTTTTTATATTTCCACTGCCATTTATACCATCTGGCAGTCTCAGAAAATCTAAAGATATGATGAAAACACATAAAGATTTGAATACAAGAAATCTAGAGTTAATCGCTCTATCAATTTACGATGCCATAAAAAAGATAAAATCATTGTCAAAACATCTGGTTGCAAAAGCACCTATAGGTGTTAAACAGTTTCTTGGTGCATTACTCTATGTAGCATCTGCTATAGGTTTAAAAAGAATTCAAAGATTTGCTTTAGACAACATTGCAACATATTTTCCAAGATCTGCAACTCATTAG
- a CDS encoding DNA-directed RNA polymerase subunit H has translation MAGKKRSLQDLSKVLEHELVPRHEVLSIEEGIQVLRKYGVKPEQLPWLRASDPVARAIGAKPGDIVRIYRKSPTAGEVIVYRYVVPG, from the coding sequence ATGGCTGGTAAAAAAAGATCTTTACAGGACTTGAGCAAGGTATTGGAACATGAGCTTGTGCCAAGGCATGAGGTTTTAAGTATTGAGGAAGGAATTCAAGTATTGCGAAAATATGGTGTTAAGCCAGAGCAACTGCCTTGGCTTAGAGCAAGTGATCCCGTGGCTAGAGCTATTGGTGCTAAGCCAGGGGACATAGTTAGAATCTATAGAAAAAGCCCAACAGCTGGAGAAGTAATTGTATATAGATATGTTGTACCTGGGTAA
- a CDS encoding DNA-directed RNA polymerase subunit B encodes MSSISILNKQSVHASLGPIPQSHPESKIISADDRWAIIEAFIKEKGITKHHIESYNTFLERTLKEIIMEEPVIETSIPGYKLIIKGFRLGEPQIREVDGSINRNITPMECRHRDLTYAIPIYVTIVPVENNIAGTPVEVIIGEIPLMVKSKGDPVTKLSEEELVRIGEDPKDPGGYFIIDGTERIIVAQEDLAPNRVIVDYGQEGLNVTHTAKVISSTTGFRVPVILDRHKDGTLHVSFPAVPGKIPFVVLMRALGMETDRDIALAVSPDPEIQKELFASFVQASDIATVDDALDYIGSRVAIGQMRESRIERAKYILDHYFLPHLGNKAEDRIKKALFLGQMACKLIEFVLGRRPADDKDHYANKRIRLAGDMLALLFRVAFKAFLRDLRYQVERAKVKEKRVNIALYVRSDIITERIRHAMATGTWIGGRTGVSQIIDRTNWLSSLSHMRRVISPLSRSQPHFEARDLHGTQFGRLCPFETPEGPNCGLVKNLALMVTISVGVPEEEVVSTLYSLGLMPLLEVFNKLRNNEIDYEIAKTWSKVYLNGTLVGYVQNGEDFVKAIRELRRAGKISYEVNVAHYKTQYINEIYVNCDSGRMLRPLLVVENGKLKLSKDHIERLRSGESFEMLIREGVVELLDAEEEENALIAVNPEEVSEKTTHVEIWPPAIMGVSASTIPYAEHNQSPRNAYQSAMAKQALGFYMANFLVRVDTRAHLLHYPQIPLVQTRALSIIGYNDRPSGQNMIVAVMSYTGYNMEDAIIMNKSSVDRGLARSNFFRLYSTEELRYPGGQEDRIEIPDTKVIGYRGKEAYTKLDDDGIAKVEVAVRGGEAVIGKTSPPRFIEEFRGYGILAQRRKDASVTVRHGEIGWVDTVLISTSAEGHRIIKVKVRDLRIPEIGDKFASRHGQKGVLGALIPQYDMPFTVDGITPDIIINPHALPSRMTLGQLMESIAGKAAALRGKFVDGTPFFEENIEDLKKQLFVFGYPMDGTEPMYDGRTGELIGNPVFIGIVYYQKLHHMVADKIHARPKGPVQLLTRQPTEGRAREGGLRFGEMERDAIIGHGASSLLRERMLESSDKTVIYVCELCGFIGWYNKRREVYECPIHGDKGILYPVTVPYAFKLLIQEMMSMGIKPRLILSDKHEKYAS; translated from the coding sequence ATGAGCAGCATATCTATATTAAATAAACAAAGTGTTCACGCTTCTTTAGGTCCTATACCTCAATCTCATCCAGAGTCAAAAATAATTTCTGCAGATGATAGATGGGCTATTATAGAAGCTTTTATAAAGGAAAAAGGTATTACAAAACACCACATAGAGTCGTACAATACATTTTTGGAGAGAACTTTAAAAGAAATTATAATGGAGGAACCAGTTATAGAGACATCAATACCAGGATACAAGCTTATTATAAAGGGGTTTAGGCTGGGAGAACCACAGATAAGAGAAGTTGATGGAAGTATAAATAGAAACATAACACCTATGGAATGTAGACATAGGGACTTAACATACGCTATACCCATATACGTAACCATAGTACCTGTAGAAAACAACATTGCTGGAACACCAGTCGAGGTGATAATAGGAGAGATACCTCTCATGGTTAAATCAAAGGGGGATCCAGTAACAAAACTAAGTGAAGAGGAGTTGGTTAGAATAGGTGAGGATCCAAAAGATCCTGGAGGATACTTCATTATAGATGGTACAGAAAGAATAATTGTAGCTCAAGAGGATTTGGCTCCCAATAGAGTTATTGTTGATTATGGTCAAGAAGGATTAAATGTTACTCATACCGCTAAGGTGATATCATCAACAACAGGGTTTAGAGTACCTGTAATTCTTGATAGGCACAAAGATGGAACACTACATGTTTCATTTCCTGCAGTACCAGGTAAAATACCATTTGTTGTGCTGATGCGGGCGCTTGGGATGGAAACAGATAGAGATATTGCACTAGCCGTGTCACCTGATCCAGAGATTCAGAAAGAGCTTTTTGCATCATTTGTTCAAGCAAGTGATATAGCAACAGTTGACGATGCTTTAGACTATATAGGATCAAGAGTTGCAATAGGGCAGATGAGAGAGAGTAGAATTGAAAGAGCAAAGTATATACTTGATCATTATTTCCTTCCACATCTTGGCAATAAAGCAGAGGATAGAATAAAGAAGGCGCTTTTTCTTGGGCAAATGGCTTGCAAGTTAATAGAATTTGTGCTTGGTAGAAGACCTGCTGATGATAAAGATCATTACGCAAATAAGAGAATAAGACTTGCAGGAGACATGCTTGCTCTACTCTTTAGAGTTGCATTCAAAGCTTTTTTAAGGGATTTGAGATACCAAGTTGAGAGAGCCAAGGTTAAGGAGAAAAGAGTTAACATAGCACTATATGTTAGAAGCGACATAATTACTGAGAGAATTAGACACGCTATGGCAACTGGCACATGGATTGGTGGTAGAACTGGAGTAAGTCAGATAATAGATAGAACAAACTGGCTATCTTCACTAAGCCACATGAGAAGAGTTATTTCACCATTAAGTAGAAGTCAGCCACATTTCGAGGCAAGAGATCTTCATGGAACACAGTTTGGTAGGCTATGCCCATTTGAAACACCTGAAGGACCAAATTGTGGCTTGGTCAAAAACCTTGCGCTCATGGTTACAATATCAGTTGGTGTACCTGAAGAAGAAGTGGTAAGTACACTATACTCACTAGGTTTAATGCCATTGCTAGAAGTTTTTAATAAGCTTAGAAATAACGAAATTGATTATGAAATTGCAAAAACATGGTCTAAAGTATACCTAAATGGAACGTTAGTAGGCTATGTTCAAAATGGTGAAGATTTTGTTAAAGCTATTCGTGAGCTAAGAAGAGCTGGCAAAATTAGTTATGAGGTTAATGTAGCTCACTATAAAACTCAGTACATAAATGAGATTTATGTTAATTGTGATTCAGGTAGAATGCTTAGACCTCTTCTAGTTGTTGAAAATGGAAAGCTGAAGTTGTCAAAAGATCATATAGAGAGGTTGAGGAGTGGAGAATCATTTGAAATGTTGATAAGAGAGGGTGTTGTGGAGCTTCTTGATGCAGAGGAAGAGGAGAATGCATTAATAGCTGTGAATCCTGAAGAAGTTTCAGAAAAAACAACACATGTTGAGATATGGCCACCAGCAATAATGGGTGTATCAGCATCAACAATACCATATGCTGAGCATAATCAATCACCTAGAAATGCATATCAATCAGCAATGGCTAAACAAGCACTTGGTTTCTACATGGCCAATTTCCTGGTCAGAGTTGATACAAGAGCGCATCTATTACACTATCCTCAAATACCATTAGTTCAAACAAGAGCTCTTTCAATAATAGGTTACAACGATAGGCCATCAGGTCAAAACATGATTGTGGCTGTGATGAGCTATACTGGATATAATATGGAGGATGCAATAATAATGAATAAGTCATCTGTTGATAGAGGTCTTGCAAGGTCAAACTTCTTCAGGCTTTACTCAACTGAGGAACTTAGATATCCAGGTGGTCAAGAAGATAGAATAGAGATTCCAGATACAAAGGTTATAGGATATAGAGGTAAAGAAGCCTATACAAAGCTTGATGATGATGGTATTGCAAAGGTTGAGGTTGCGGTTAGGGGAGGCGAAGCTGTGATAGGTAAAACAAGTCCTCCGAGGTTTATAGAAGAATTTAGAGGATATGGCATTTTAGCTCAAAGAAGAAAAGATGCTTCTGTAACTGTTAGGCATGGAGAAATTGGATGGGTTGACACAGTACTTATTTCAACATCTGCTGAAGGACATAGAATAATAAAGGTTAAGGTAAGAGACTTGAGAATACCTGAAATCGGAGACAAGTTTGCATCTAGACATGGCCAAAAAGGTGTTTTAGGAGCTTTGATACCACAATATGACATGCCATTTACTGTAGATGGCATAACACCAGATATTATAATCAATCCACATGCACTACCATCTAGAATGACTCTTGGCCAGCTCATGGAGAGCATAGCTGGTAAGGCAGCAGCGCTTAGAGGAAAATTTGTCGACGGAACACCATTCTTTGAGGAGAACATAGAGGATTTGAAGAAGCAATTGTTTGTATTTGGCTATCCAATGGATGGAACAGAACCTATGTATGATGGAAGAACAGGAGAATTAATAGGAAACCCAGTGTTTATTGGAATAGTGTATTACCAGAAGCTGCATCACATGGTGGCAGATAAAATACATGCAAGACCAAAGGGACCTGTACAGCTATTAACTAGACAACCTACTGAGGGTAGAGCCAGAGAGGGTGGGCTTAGATTTGGTGAAATGGAGAGAGATGCTATAATAGGTCATGGAGCATCTTCACTATTGAGAGAAAGAATGCTTGAAAGCTCAGACAAAACAGTGATTTATGTGTGTGAATTATGTGGGTTTATTGGCTGGTACAACAAGAGAAGGGAGGTATATGAATGTCCAATACATGGTGATAAAGGCATATTGTACCCAGTTACTGTACCATATGCATTTAAGCTTTTGATTCAAGAAATGATGAGTATGGGAATTAAGCCAAGACTTATTTTGTCAGATAAACATGAGAAATATGCTTCATAA